One Hoplias malabaricus isolate fHopMal1 chromosome 12, fHopMal1.hap1, whole genome shotgun sequence genomic window, TATTTaaggtttaataataatatatatctccaattgttggtccaccttgtataTTTAAAGTCAGActgagtagctcatctgttgctgcagtttgtgtttatCAATTGGCCACAGGATGCTGAtgactgaatatttttggttgttggACTGTTCTTAGTctaacaggtggactacagctGGCAATATTAGAACTACAGTGTGGTCCTGTACGGAGAGTGGAAATGATAAAACGTATagtgtttatgtattaaaaaaaaaactaacaaacaataGGTTGTCTTACTGTTATGGCTCATCTGTGTATACCATATGTTCATAGTAAAGTTTATGCCACCCAAATTGTCCACATATTTTTACCTCCCCAAGCTAATATAGCAGACTACAACCAGCCCTGAGTATTTGTATTTTGATACAGTTACACTGGTAAAAATAATGGATTACATGAAAGTAACATATGCATTCACtctcaaattaaattataaCAAGCCCTAGAAGccactgaaataaaaacaatgtttgcAGCTCCAGGAGCTTGAGTTGCCTGCTCACTCAAGCTCATTGTAGCTGGCACAACACAGCCAGAAGAGAGTGTAGTATCCCGAGTTCTCCTCCAAAAAAGCACTTGGGTGAAAGTTTGACCAAGTTGTCTGCAGCACATTTCATTGACCGAGTTCCTTAATGTCTGAATTATCTGATTATGAGCTCATCCTtttgtaaacaaatgtataGTGTTGTTTTTAGACACTGAATATACAAATGTGATGGTTTAaccattttgtgtattttttataccaaaaaaacaaagatgtcCAATACAAAAAGAATGCATTTTAGAGTTCCAAACTTAAACAGTGCTGCAAGTACATTCGTGTTGTTTTCCCCCATAATAATAAAGACACGTTTCACCGTAAATAGCACTCATAAGCAAAATCATGTCACTCTAAATATCCacattttatcatttatattcaaatatttatctTGTGCTCTGGGGGCTATTTGAAATAAACTTGCCtcagaatgtttaaaaaaaaaaaaaaggaaaatgcttGTCTTATTGCTCTGgtgctgcttttattttcaaaggaTTAGCTGCAACAGAAAATGCACTTAAGTAAACTAAGTATTAACATTGTTTGTAGCAGTAACAGTAAATTCTATACAATAACAGATTATTATATGCTGGTCTAAATTTTTTCACTCTTAACAGCCATGAAAATAGTCAAGGGAATATAGGGTCGTTTTTTTACCAGACATATAATTGAATATCTGTTTACAATactctgtttatctgtttatagTTTTTAACCCTTTACAGCAAATGTCGTAAACATTCAGGAAAACTATACGCTCTCCTAGTTGCTACAGTAGAACACAATAGAATATCCTTAAGCAAGGAGTGATTGCCACATTTACTTTGTTTGTACGAAAATATTTAAGTTTTCCAAAATATTAAGAATGGTACTCAAATTGAGCAATCTAATGAAATGTTACAAATTACAATTTAGGGTGTGTATTTTTTATGGAATCAATTTTAACAGTTACATGTACATAAGCTGTgcaaaactacaatttgctttCTATATTCCCTTTTCTATTACAATCATTAGGAAAttactacctaatttcatatgaactgagtttagatattaaaaaatgtacatgcccacattattatataaagcgctcactaaccccatctacagccccttaatttactgaaaacatcactgatttattgacctcagtcagtagtccagcagacccactggagctggacagactaacgaactacttagataacacacttcgatcaactttagatcatgtagcaccacttaagcgtaaaaagctacgacagaaagAACTCGCTCCCTgttataatgaagaaacactcaccgtaaaacaaaccgtaaggaaattagagcggacaTGGTgatcgactaaactggaagtatttcactgtgcctggaaagacagccttatccaatatagaagggcgcccgtcaatgcacgttcagcacatctgtcctcactgattgaaaataataaacacaatcctagagcactctttaatgtaatctctaaacttacaaacaatcgggcagctactgatccacagatcccagccattcacaccagcaatgcttttatggacttttttaacaataagattgaaaatattagacaaacaataaataccatattactaaatccagcttGTCtttcatctggtgtggatgatatagaacaaaacatagaagaaagactagaggattctgacccactaccacagctagaattggagaaaatcatctactcgtcaaattgtacgacctgcacacttgatgcaatacgaacaaaactatttaaagtaGTATTACcggtcataatcaatccccttttaacaatcataaattcgtcccttggACTGGGGCACACACTAGAAAGCCAcactgctagaaagattaaaaaacatggttggaataacaggaaccgccctatcatggtttaagtcttacctcacagatcgctaccaatttgtaaaagtaaataatgtttcttctattcatacaaaaatgagatttggagttccccaaggctccattttaggacctttactattcatattatactgggcagagttattagcaggcatggcattaccttccacagttacgcagatgacacacagttatacatatcagccagaccagatgacaaaccaacactaaagaaaatggaggactgtgttaaagaagtgaagcattggatgtcatacagtttccttctgctaaacagcgacaaaaccgaggttctccttctaggtccaaaacctgctataaataagctatcagacttaatacataattttgacttccctgttctccctagctcatcagctaaaaatctgggtgttataattgattcagatctatcatttaatcagcatataggtaacattacaaaaacagctttccgaCATCTttggaacctcgctaagttaagaaaatCCTTATCCCTCCtagatgcggaaaaattagttcacgcttttattacatcaagattagattattgcaatgcacttttatcaggatgctccagcagaaacttgagtaaactccagctaattcaaaatgctgcagccagggtcctaactaaaactagaaaatttgatcatatcagcccagtcttatcggcccttcactggcttccagttaaattccgtattgactacaaaattattttactcacgtataaatccctacacGGTCTCACCCCTCATCacgcactatgaaccaccaagattactcagatctcagggcgccagcctcttactagtacccagaattcataagacttaaGCAGGGGTGaaagctttctcctacaaagcccctcagctctggaacaatcttccagctagtgttcgggacgcagacacagtcactatgtttaagtctaggctcaaaacacacttgttcagtttagcctttggcaactaacctctgtctagtttaaggttgtggtttcaggaactcatggacatgggaatcagggtaaacccagatgatgtgctcacaatttctcttgtctGGAGcagaaggatgtctttgcctgagctccttctggtttccctcctcccagtctgttacagtcagatccgtcactactctaatgaaaatattcacatgctcttattctctgctgcactcaactaaactaactgcttccctttactgttttctgagaaaatggtggcccactgatggaagattgtttgctggattctcctgcggcccagaccagctgctcacttattattattattattattatgtagcataatgacacttcattggtgatcatttaaaattcaatctatagtttgatcagaggaggatgggtcccctttgtgagtcttggttcctcccaaggtttcttcctccagcctcgagggagtttttccttgcccgtcgccttcggcttgctcgcattggactttgaataaaatgttctgttctgaaactgtgaaggtgctttgtgacaacttcagttgtaaaaggtgctatacaaataaatttgatttgatttgatttactttttggatttttttttctccttgcgTGGAAGTGATACTAAAGTGCAGCGCAGCAGACTAAAGTATTTGTCCTGGTGTAGTTCTCTCAGTGAATTCCAAATTTATGCCCTGAACCGTTcaataattcaaataaaaatgcaacAGTAAATGTGTGCTTAGAGATAAAGGACTCTGCAAAAcctatttaaaacatttcataattaaaatctaaacaaatatatatatgttttgtaACAATGATATCTGAGCTTCAGTTATTTACAGTGCAGTAAGATGACATTTCTATTAAATTGAATTGCAATACAACATACAATCACAAagtgaaatgtaaaatttattaattttaatatctGTCTTTTTACAGTTTGAATTCATTTATGGTttcagacttaaaaaaaaaacagcttaaaaCACCAAATCACTTTGTTATATCCTGTGGAAGCTTGAAATCTAAAAAAGCTGTCTGAAAAGGTTGTATCCAATTTCATAATATACGTTTTTGACTACCCTAAAAAGAAATTCCAAAAACAGCAAGTTacggaaatgttttttttgtttttttgttttttttttaagtcacatTCAGGCATAGATTCCCTTATTTTAAAACCCAGAGAGCAACTACTATTAGGTTGAATGAAAATATGCATTACAAGAATCCTGCCTATCTGAAGATATCTTATTGTTCTATGAATGCAAATATGCAAAACATGGCCTTTTTATCCACTATCAACAATTTCCTGGTCAacaataaatcttttttttctcctaacCCTCCCTCTCCACTTGGAAAAATGATTCAGTGCATCTAACATCTGTTTTGTCTATTTTCTAATGCATTATCAAATCACCATGAATTAAAGGTAGATCACAAGGTCCCCTTCAGCAATCATTCAAGTACATCCCAGTCCATCTCACCTGATCACTCAGCATGTATTCTTAGGTTTAAAAACAAAGCTACCATTTAAGTGCACTCAAGATTAcactatttataaaaaaataactgtaataataacaataataacaatattataatTGCAGTAATTACAATAGTAGtaatcattttaaagcattctACACAATCCTCATTTACAAATATCACTATGACCTACAGGCTCCACCCCCTGAGAGAAACATCACAGGTTCAAGTTTCCCATCTGTAGCAACTGCAACATATCTTTAGTTGGttatttaaataacaattaTGATTActgtaagaaataaaaaaatacaaataccaATTACCATATCTATGAACCTCATTCTCATGTAAAGGATTCTTGGTATTTACAGTTGTCATcattcagaaaacaaaacaaaaccaaaccaaaccaaaaaaaaaaaagaaaaaaagaaaaaaaaagacttccTCTGCTTCTTTGTCCCAGTGTCCTTCACCTAGGAAGACAGCATATTTTCAATACTATATTCTGTGTAAGGAACGTTCATCCCtattaaaatactttaaaaattgTGCAGAGTGCTTGTGCTTGGATATTACCTTAAGGGGCTGCAATACACTGACGGCATTTATACAGTTTGGGATTATGTGTCCTTATGTGACTCCTCACATTTTTCTGCCTGAAGAATGTCTTACTGCACAACTGTgagacaaaatatataaatgcatgTAATGAGAAGGTATCAAGCTTAacacataaaaaacaaaggTAAAACGCAAAAATGTAGTCTAGCAATGAACAAATAAGCTCTGTATTCATTtgggaataaaaaaataattttatccAGTGCAGGAGAAAGAGCACAGATATGCACTATGCATTATTGTTTTACTGTAGAACTGCATTTTCACTTACAGGGCATGGCCAGTGTTTGCCTTCAATGTGCCTTATACGGTGCATGACGAGAGCATCACAGTCTCTATATGTTGCTCTACACTGCTGGCATGTATGTGCTCCCACAGTGGACTTAGAGCAGGCTCCTTGTAGCGGTTTGGTGCGAGCCTGCCGGATGGATTCCAACATAACAGTGCGCCGACTGCTCACTGGATACAATTTGTTCACATTCttcaaagtggaaaaaaaaacagtaattttTTTAGGGAATCTTTGTGTAGAAATAGAGAGCCATCAGACAATAACCACTATAAGCCAAGAGTTAGCTACTTAGTTACATCATGTTGATCCTGGagaaataaccaaacaaattcAAGACTTGCCTAAAATATTCAGATGCTCCTGAAAGCCTTCATTATCTAGATTAATTGTGTTAAGATAAGGGTTCAAGCTGAATGCAGATCTGAATATGTTGTTAACGATATTAAACAGTTGATGATGTACTACAAGGTCctatataataaaaaagtaaCATTAAGTGATTATTTTTTGTAACATTAGAATGCCCCTTTAAACCTAAATATGTCATAAAATATAGGATATAAAATCTGTTAATACCTTTGTCATTGGTGGTTCTCTCTTAACCTTGCAGCTTTTTTTGCTGACTTTGTGCTGTGTAGAACTTTTGTTGACTTTTGACCGCTGGGAAATCCTTGtctccttctcttccttcttCACTCGGACAAGCATTCTTTGCGAAAAATGAGTTGACCTGTTGCCAAGCCCAGCCCAGTGAGGGCCATCAAGACCAGTCCGGTCTGGCATAATTCTTGCCCTAATCCGATCATTTCCGGCAAGTCCAGGTGATGTAGTGCTATGAGATGCACTGTTGTGGGAGAAAGAGCGAGTCAAGCAGATGTCTACACTCTCATCCTCCCTCTTAATTCCACCTGGTGGACGGCAAAGTCCAAAAAGAAAGCCCTGATCTAACAGTTTGACAGGAGGTTTACTCTGACGTTTACCCAGATCAGAAACATCAGTAGCTGGGAAAGGCGGAGTCAATGGTAGAGGATCTGCTGGTTCTTCTTTAATGGCTTTACATTTGCTGTGGTAGTGCTGGTGACTGATACTGGAAGCATCCCAACATTGGGCACCCTGCAACACTTGAGCTTTTTCCTCTATCTTTTTGCCTTTTGCCATAATCTTTCTGTCCTTGTGGTCTTCTCTGTCATGGTCTTTTCTAGCTGCTTTACTTGGCTCTGGTTGAAACCTGGCTGATAAATTGTTAcagttgtgttttttcttttctttgacTGACTTGTTTAGTCGTGCACCTCTTCGTTTATCAGTTGTAGTACGTCCAATGGGGTAGCGCAAGTTACGCTTTGACTCTGTAGTCGTGATCCTCAAGGAACGATCTACTGGTGCAGCAGCTTTTGTGACTGATTTTTTGGCTTTGGGAAGAGTAACTGTTGGCCCCCGATGGGAAGGCTGTGAAATGACATGTGCAGTGGGCTCCTGTTTTGTCCtgagtgtctctctcttttgagGGGCATGAGCTCCTTGCACTTCAGCTCTCTTTCTGGCTGCAGTTCGAGCTAGTGGTTTGCTTTGGCCCCCGGCATGGCTTCTAAGTGAACAATCTTTAAGACTGCCTCTAGATTCTGCAAGCAGTGATGACTGGCTGCGTGTAGCCCTAACATTCAAAGGCTCCATCTGCCCAACTTCATCTCCCTTCCTTTTTGACCTCTTATCCAGAAGGCATTCTTGTGGCTCAGCTTTCATCACTTTGTTAAAAAGATCCATCCTGGTCATGTCACAAAGGGAAAGAGAAGCGCCAACTCCTACAAATTGTCTCAGACTAGTTCCATAGCCACCTAGTGCTTGTGCACGGGGTTTGCGTCGGGTTGTTAGCGAGTAGTCACTGACTTTCAGCTTTCTGAGCCGTTTCTTTTGTCCCCAACCTGACAGCTCCTCTGGGCTAGGCACTAAGGACTTTCTCTGTAAACCAAGAAAACTGAGCAGCCGATACTTCTCCTGTGCACGGGGACTGTGAACTTCATCTTGTGGAACTGTGCCACACACTTCATCCTGCACGGCCTCCTGCTTCACTTTCAAAGGTGTTACTGGGGACATGTGAGATTGAGACTGCCCCAAGGAGAAATCAGACTTTGCCCGATATATTCGGTGGCAAGAGTAggtttttctcttcctcttggTAGAGAGGTCAATTTTGGGCAAGAGTCTACGAAGGGCAAGTGCAGCCCCTGGGGAAGAACGAAGCAGCCGGCGGGACGGAGAGGATGATCGTGTGGAAGTGGAAGGAGAAGTTGAAGTGACTGATGAAGAAGGGCGAGGGGATGCTTTCTTTTTACTGGATGGAGACTTGAAGTCCATGAGTTTCATTCTGCGCGTTGGACTACAAGGAAAGCTTTCATCTTTTGCTTGGAGGCTGGAAAGAGCCTGGCTTTGGTAGTGAGTAGATTGTGGTCGATCACACTCTCTGTCAGAGTCATCTGTCCCTTCTGCAGTGTGTTCCCTACTTTTCATTGGGCTTATCCAGGAAGACCCTGAAACCACCCCTTGTTCATTTTCTCGTTTCCTCTTAAATCCCACTGTCCTTCCTTCAGGAAAACATGGGTCTTTCCAGCTGTTCATAGTAGAAGATGCAGGTGTTTCTGAGAGCACTGCTACTGGGTTCAGTTTGGAGAAGCACTGCTCAGATTCCTGCTGCCTCTGCATAGCATAACAGGCTTCCAGAGCATGCCACATGCGGAGGTGGCGGGCCATCGCAGCTACTTCCGTCAGCGTACCCAATGCCAGAGTCAGCGTGGAAGTATATGAAAATTCAAGCAAAGTAAGTAAGCTTTCCTCACTGAAAcctgtaaaacataaataaataatgcatgaTTAACATAATGAActcaaaaatatattacaaaaatacATCTGTCAATATACACAAAAGCCTTGACTTCCATGTGATTCACTTTACTTTTGACTAATACATGATGCAGACAATCTGCAATCCAATCTATTCTGGTACATACAAACGATCAGGCTTTCTACTTTTATCTTCCACAATTAAAATGTAGCAAAACCAGACATCCTGTTTAACTCATAATTCAaagcattaaatacattttaaaaactacttGCCTGTGAGGTCAACGTGGGGCTGAGGATCAGTTGCAGAATCCATTTCAGTAAATAATTCTTCAAAATATTCACTTACAGCGGCCAAGACTGCCCTGTGAGCTACAAATGAGTGGCCATTGCCTGTTTTTAGAGTGATGTCACAGTACAGCCCTGCTTCTCGTTGGTTGTTAAGCTTGCTCAGGACTTCATGACTATGGGATTTCACCATCCTAGAGATGTTCCCCACTTCTGAGCACTAAAGAGGGAAGGAGACAATAAATAATGTGGGGAAAAAAGGGTTTAAAATGAACCAATGCAGATAATATTGTCAATATATAAAACTAACAAAATTTTACCTGTGCTCTTTCAGTCTGATTTTGATTGCACTCTTCACAGTCAAGAACAAAGTCTCTGACCTGAAAGTACATTCCTAAAAAACAACATGACACATCAATTACTTTATCAagataataatactaatacaaaaataataatgaaatcatGTTGATAACCCATAAAAACCTTTAGGCCTTGATTAACCATTACTAGAATAATTATAGTAGTGACGAGGATCATGTGTAGCCTATTGAATATACAAAAAGTACTTAATTAGACTCAGACTAGCCTTTAAGATACTAAAGAAATAATCGTGTTGCCTGGGCTGCCCATGCCCACCATATTCTTTAAAGAGGGACTCTGACAGCACTGTGCTGGCAGTGAatcaaacagaaacaaaaagttACTTCATCACATTGTTAAGACCTTAGGATTTGCACTGTTGTCTGAGGTTTGCAGTGTGGGCAAAATGGGTCAGCTAGGGACATCTGcatcaaaatattttgaaatttgTGAATTtagaattcatttttaaatatggtaATAGGATATTTTTGTGACACCTAGAAACCCTATAACTTACACCTCATGCAGATGACTTCATGAAGTTGGTCACAATAGAAAAGGCAATGCTTTTTATCCAGAATGTTGCAATATAGCCAGAGTAGGACGTGCACAAATAAAAGGTAATTACACAATAAGTTTTAATTTTtagctaaaaaaacaaaaaaaaaaaaaacaagaattttGTAACCCACAGAACCATATGAGCTTCTTAGTACATCCAGCACCAGTTAGCACAGGACGTTTTAgcaaacattttaaagcagttttttaactctaaaataatattaaatttctCTGAAATCTGGTGAAATGCAGATGTCGTTGCCAATGTTACACATAAATGTCAAAAGCAGATTCCTTTACTTGTTAATACTCAGAAATATAAGCATACTGTACTAAGTGTAACGTTGTTTGCATGTACTCAACTACATGTATCTTTCATACGTGGTTCCAAAAGACATAGTACAACCCACCTTTGAATAACAATGTCGAGCAACTGTCTCGTGTGATTTGTTAATGCAAAATGCTGTAGTCCATAAACCGTGAGCAATTGCAAAGTTTAAGTTTACTAAAAACTTGTGAACCAAAGTGAAGCTAGTTTTACCTTCCCACCAGTAGTGCTCGGCTACTAATCTGTACGtgtcctccagggtgtggtgcGGCTTCCCCGGCGTTTTCGAGTGAAACGCTTTGATGGACTTCAGCCTCTGGTCCTCGGCCAGGACCTCGCGGTACTGCACGCAGCCCTTCTCCAACTTTTTACGGTACAGCGAGCCGCCGATGGTCTCGAAGAAGGgcgaagaggaggaagaggaggataaGGAAGAGCAGCTTTTAGCGGCGCTGACGCCATTGAGGTAACCCGCCGTGTGTCTGGCGCTGCACAAAGTGTCATCGCCGATAGACTGTAGGTCATGTGTACATTCACCGGCCATTTTTTAATCTGGTTTGAAAACGGTATACTTAGTTCAGCCTGTCTGTTGAAGCGTAAAGCttggtttctgtttgtttcccCGGAGCGGTTTACATTGGGGTCTGGGAGAAGAGAAAGTAAGGATGCTCTGAAACACTTGACAAACTTCTCATTACAGGGGACGAAAAGTCCAGTTTAAAAGTTAAAAGGATGAGCTCACCGTTGGCTGTAATCCCAGATTCGCAGATATATTTATGCTCGCATTCAG contains:
- the si:dkey-229b18.3 gene encoding uncharacterized protein si:dkey-229b18.3 — encoded protein: MAGECTHDLQSIGDDTLCSARHTAGYLNGVSAAKSCSSLSSSSSSSPFFETIGGSLYRKKLEKGCVQYREVLAEDQRLKSIKAFHSKTPGKPHHTLEDTYRLVAEHYWWEGMYFQVRDFVLDCEECNQNQTERAQCSEVGNISRMVKSHSHEVLSKLNNQREAGLYCDITLKTGNGHSFVAHRAVLAAVSEYFEELFTEMDSATDPQPHVDLTGFSEESLLTLLEFSYTSTLTLALGTLTEVAAMARHLRMWHALEACYAMQRQQESEQCFSKLNPVAVLSETPASSTMNSWKDPCFPEGRTVGFKRKRENEQGVVSGSSWISPMKSREHTAEGTDDSDRECDRPQSTHYQSQALSSLQAKDESFPCSPTRRMKLMDFKSPSSKKKASPRPSSSVTSTSPSTSTRSSSPSRRLLRSSPGAALALRRLLPKIDLSTKRKRKTYSCHRIYRAKSDFSLGQSQSHMSPVTPLKVKQEAVQDEVCGTVPQDEVHSPRAQEKYRLLSFLGLQRKSLVPSPEELSGWGQKKRLRKLKVSDYSLTTRRKPRAQALGGYGTSLRQFVGVGASLSLCDMTRMDLFNKVMKAEPQECLLDKRSKRKGDEVGQMEPLNVRATRSQSSLLAESRGSLKDCSLRSHAGGQSKPLARTAARKRAEVQGAHAPQKRETLRTKQEPTAHVISQPSHRGPTVTLPKAKKSVTKAAAPVDRSLRITTTESKRNLRYPIGRTTTDKRRGARLNKSVKEKKKHNCNNLSARFQPEPSKAARKDHDREDHKDRKIMAKGKKIEEKAQVLQGAQCWDASSISHQHYHSKCKAIKEEPADPLPLTPPFPATDVSDLGKRQSKPPVKLLDQGFLFGLCRPPGGIKREDESVDICLTRSFSHNSASHSTTSPGLAGNDRIRARIMPDRTGLDGPHWAGLGNRSTHFSQRMLVRVKKEEKETRISQRSKVNKSSTQHKVSKKSCKVKREPPMTKNVNKLYPVSSRRTVMLESIRQARTKPLQGACSKSTVGAHTCQQCRATYRDCDALVMHRIRHIEGKHWPCPLCSKTFFRQKNVRSHIRTHNPKLYKCRQCIAAP